A region of the Conger conger chromosome 6, fConCon1.1, whole genome shotgun sequence genome:
TCTGAGCAGAGTCTACAGCAGTCTTGGTCCTTACCTCTTTGTTCCAGGTGGACTGGACAATGACCTAACACTTTCTTCCAGAAAGATCCCAGTTGCAGCCCCCACTCCCTCCTGGAGATGGGGGGTCGTGAGAGCTAAGAGTGAGGCTTGCTGGGAAATGGTGGGTTGCTCAGcgatttgtaatttttttgagaacTCCAGCATGGCAGCTGATGGAGAATCGGGCTTCTCGGGGAGCAGAAGTGTGTagggtgtgggtgttgtgttAGCCCCATGCAATGCAGTCTTTCTTACAAATGAAGACAAACTGTAACAgaacaaacacactgaacactcatTTGTGTCCCCACATGGTCAGTTTCCcacaacatgtttttttgcCTTTGGGTTGTACATTTTAAGGATATTAATCCCAACCTTCCAGAGGTGCGCAGAGAGAAGAGCAATGGGGTTTGGACCACCCTGCTGGTGGTCTCAGCGGCTGGTGGACTCACATGGCTCTTCTCTTGTGTAGATTGCTGCTTTCATTGCCGAGTCCCTGCAGAGTTGCGGAGGGCAGGTGATTCCTCCGCCAGGCTACTTCCAGAAAGTGGCAGAGTACGTACGAGTGGCTCGCCGTGTCATTCACTCTGATGCTTAGAGCAGGGTATCCCTCTCTTTACACCACTTTACcttcaaaaaaaaagatactACACTTGCAGTCAAAAACACCAATGGAAGCCTGATCACAGAAAAGCAAGAGAATAGGTTATCATTCTTTTGAAGTCAGAAACATTTATTAGTGGCTTCTTGCTCACTACAATAGCAGTCTAGAGTTCTGTTCACCACAACAAAGTCTAGAGTTCTGTTCACCATAGTAAGAACTGCTTCAGGGATACTGGGTGGTTTAGCCAGTGTGTGGATTTGCCCCATTGTCTGGTATCTACTAAggctgtgttccagtgtgtggatgtgccccatggtctggtatctgttcaggctctgttccagtgtgtagatGAGCTCTTCAGgttggtatctgttaaggctctgttccagtgtgtgaatgggccccatggtctggtatctgttaaagcactgttccaatgtgtggatgggccccatggtctggtatctgttaaggccctgttccAGTATATGGATGagtcccatggtctggtatttgttaaggctctgttccagagTGTGGATGAGCCCttcagtctggtatctgttaagactcagttccagtgtgtggatgggcccctcagtctggtatctgttaagactctgttccagtgtgtggatgggcctatGGGCTGGTAtttgttaaggctctgttccagagtgtggatgggccccatggtctggtatctattaaggttctgttccagagtgtggatgggcctcatggtctggtatctgttaaggctctgttctcaTGTGTGGATGGGCTTTCTGAagaatgatgatggtgatgatgattgtggtgtttattattattattattgttaatttaaTTGTTATCATATTTGATGAGTAATAGACTGAAAACTGTTGTCAGTACTTCAGTGGGTTTGTATGTGATGAAGGGGCACTagcgcccccccccctgttCCCGCACCGCCCCCCTGGTGGTGAGATGCTGCGACGGCGCTCTCGCTCTCCCTGCAGGCACGTGCGGGGAGCGGGCGGGGTCTTCATCGCTGACGAGGTGCAGGTGGGCTTCGGTAGGGTAGGCTCCCACTTCTGGGCCTTCCAGCTGCAGGGGCAGGACTTCTGCCCCGACATCGTCACCATGGGCAAGCCCATCGGCAACGGACACCCCATGTCCTGCGTGGTGACCACCCGCGACATCGGCCAGTCCTTCATGGCCTCCGGCATGGAGTACTTCAACACAGTGAGTGTGCCGGGCCACcaaaattattaatgtaataacaataataaaataatactgcGAGGACACTGCTTTATACTGTGGACCAAAGTGTATTCAGATCATAATAAGAAGAAGACACTGATATGGACAGTTTTTCAGATTCACTTATTAAATGTACTTGAAatgttcatatatatatatatatttacatttttacctcTGTGTCACCTGTacagcaccctgctcctgcactTAAGCACTCGCTGTAGTTAATAGAAATAGTTTGAAGGGTAATTTGTGACTCAGTGTGTTTTAGTGTGCTCTTGGTCTTTCCCCGGCAGTTTGGCGGTAACCCCGTCTCCTGTGCCATTGGCCTGGCGGTCCTCGATGTCATCGAGAGGGAGGATCTCCGTGGCAACGCCCTGCGGGTGGGGAACTACCTGAGCCAGCTCCTCACCCAGCAAATGGAGAAGCACCCACTGATCGGGGATGTCAGGTTagaggaacccccccccccccacacacacacactctctcacacacacacactcacacactcatacagactctctcactcacacgcacacactcacactcactctctcacacacacacacacacacacactcacacacacacacacatactcacgcacactcacttacacaggcacacacacacacacactcacactgaccctctcacacacacacacacacacacacacactcatacagacacacacatacacacacgcacgcacactcacacagacacacgcacttgcacacacacatacaggcacacacatacacacaaacatacacacacacacgcactcacacacacactcatacaggcacaaacatacacacacacacacacacacaccccggccTGTTTCCCGagagcctgcctgcctgccgtAGTAACCTGGCACGGGGGCTTGACACCGATACCTGCACCCCAGCAGcaggttaacacacacacacacacacgcattcccGCAGTAACGCAGCCCTTCAGCAGCAggttagcacacacacacactcattacattacattaatggcatttggcagacgatcttatccagagcgacgtacaacaaagtgcatacccataaccagggaagtgcgctgaaagaccctagagggaagtacaatttcatctgctagggcctattttttttttaacaaataaacaaacaaacaacaaagcaaatgtgaccaaacttaactagccaaacactgcttacctagccaactaaaaataccgatacacaaaaaagttaatcacagaaagacaacaagtaaggttcacagggaggtagggagggatggggagaggtgctgcttgaagaggtgcgtcttcagtttgcgcttgaaggtggggagagattctacagttctgacctcaatggggagttcattccaccaccgtggagccagaacagacagtagtcgtgagcgtgaggtggaagttcggagagggggaggtgccaagcggcctgtggaggcactcacacacacgcacatccccACAATAACACAGCCCTTGTGTGGCAGgttagtacacacacacacacacacacacacacacacacacttcttctTTAGGCCGTGGCCATGACACACAGCAAGAGACAATATAAACCTTTTAAGATAAAGTCAAGTAAGGTAGCTTTGCCTCATTTTCCTCTGTTtggataaatgaaaaataaataaataggacccattaaaaatacagagcatattcatatttttctctCCTAATTTTCAAAAAGGCTGTATACACCAATGCTGATTCACTCATATATTGGGTCGCCCGCCTGGGTCATGTACGATGGCCATTTTGGACTTTGGCATGACAATTTAAATGAGACTATGCCTGAAATCTGGAGCTGTGGCTTTAGACTTTTTATGTAATAAACAATTGTGGTAATGAAATAATGAGATGAcaggaaatccagaaatggatttCCGATGGATTGgtgattatttaccctcttaagctgCATTATGTGGAACCTTATATTCTTCATAGAATAGCTTGCCATGTGcagattgtgtttattgtgctttattgtaaATGATTACATCAGAAGAAGCGAATTAAacctgatcaaattaaagactgagatGGTTCCCaactggtgaaagtgtggacagcACTAATACCAGTTGGTTGATAATGAAGTATTtgaagacaaagcaaatgataacaaaCCAAACCAAGGCCAAAAATTATGACGTTTCAGCCACTGTAATTAAGCAGGTGGTTGGCTGCaagaaaaaccagcatacacaggggtccctAGGACCGAGTTGGAGATCGACTGTTTTTACTGCGTTGTAAACAGGACAAACCATTGCAGATatggcaggggtcggcaaccctggtcctggagagccacactGGGTGTGCTGGCTTACATTGTTACTAACatcaccttgtttcttgggtctgaatcagttcTTTATTTTacggtgtggtgtgtggtgagcattctgacccaaaatggctgcaggtggacccaggtgggtgctgcacataggtggtggttgaggcaagtttccccctcagcactgtaaagcgctttgaagGTGGGAAAAGCACTATAGAAAATGTGCTATCTatctatttaaaacaaaaccagcacaccctgcggctctctaggaccaAGGTTGCTGACCCCGGAGCTATGGGGTCACAGCACCTCACCTCATCAGTTTGGAAACACCCAGCTCTGGCACCTTAGCAAGGTGTTGGGATACAGGTGTGTTGGCAGGTTCTTTTCGTTTTCCTCCCCCGAGCTTCACTTTCAACTCACCTCATTCTGACACACTGCCAAACTCCGCTGGCTCTGAGCCTGAGTCGCCTCGACCGACCTCTCATTTCTCTATTTCTGTACTCTCCGTCTGGGAAAGagggaaaaacaggaaattCACCCCTTACATTCCAAATGTGAAGAATTTACAGCAGTTTGTGGTggagggaaaaacaaacaaatactgGAATGATTGATATAAATTACTCTTACTGGACAGTATCTCCAcagttcaaatacttttttctgcTCAACtcatcttgcctggtacaattgaaccaaccaagaggaccagaaggcggggtttgcacttttttgagagcatttcagttccaatacaccagacaagctcagtaaagcatagagaaagtatttgaatccaaaacgactGTATCTTTGTCCCAGGTAGCGCCGGGTCATGAAAACACCTACTTGTAaagagggtcagaggtcacgccATGTCATTGTTCTGCAGGGGCGTAGGCCTGTTTGTGGGGGTGGAGCTGGTGAGAGACCGGGTGAAGAGGACCCCAGCCACTGCAGAAGCCCAGGACCTCATTTACAAGTGAGTGTTCATCTTTACAGTGTAGAAATAACAGCACAGtactcattacacacattatGGCAGCCTGGACAAAGGCCAAGTAGGATACCACACAACATACGGagagcattgcattgtgggagctGGCATTGGCCCTGTCCTCACATatcccctctttctcctctctgtctacctctttcctttctttctctcccattctctcccactctttttctctcattACCTCCCTCCATACCTTTActtgtctctatctctctcattcaAATTCTAAATGTGCTTTTGTACTTTGGTAAATAGTCAACATGGAATACAAACAACATTGTGGTAACGACAGCAATGCAAACAGTGTGGTTATGACAATAAGTGgccatataataataatacactttgtgctgtatgctcaaaaagtgctatacaaataaagtgctttatttcagcaaatattaataaaatgaaaaaaatatatttataaatgaattattttaaaatgatatatgTATCTCCCGCCGCAGACTGAAGGACCAGCGGATCCTCCTGAGTGCGGATGGTCCTCACAGGAATGTGCTGAAGTTCAAGCCCCCCATGTGCTTCTCTGAAGAGGACGCCCGGCTGGTTGTGGACAAGATCGACCAAGTCCTTACAGGTGCGCCAAACCCCGGGTGGGGAGATACGCCGCTTCTCGTGAACCCACATCACTACACGGTGAAAGGGTGGAAGGAAACACCCGCCTGGGTCTTGtgcggtggccattttgtgccggaaCGCTCACCGCATATCagctgagatggagagggaCGGAAATATGGAGATTTACTACTGGGAGATTTTTTGGTTGCCCGATTCAGAGAGCTTGAACACTGAGGACTCCTTTCCgccccccatctctccctaAAATGAATGTAAGGCTATGCTGCTTACACATAAAGGGACTTGTCTGAGCCTTTATTTAATGACTCGTTGGTTTCTTTGGGTTGGGCCGTCCGTCTCTAGAGTGGAGGTAGGCTATAggggctaaagtacatgactgggacttgaAAGGACGGTGGTGCAAGCCCCattgtagccacagtaagattagtacagctgttgggcccttgagcaaggcccttaaccctgcattgctccaggggaattggcccctgcttagccaaatcaactataagttgctttggataaaagcttcagctaaaattattattaatattatttttgcagAGCTTGAAAAAGCAACAGGTCTCCACACCCAGGCTGTCGCAGTCGCTGAGAACGGACCCAGCAAAAGAGCTGTAAgtcagaaacactgaaataaaacacatttctatGGTATTATGAAAGTTAACTATATATGCACACAATTACACTTAAAGAACATCAGCAACAAATTAACGCTGATGTAACTTTACTCACTTAATGGATAACtatgaaacatttcattttgagtgtaCAAAACAGCTAAAGAACATGAGTGTGCAAAACAGCTATAGAATATGAGTGTGCAAAATGGCTATAGAATATGTTTGCAAAATGGCTATGGAATATGAGTGTGGAAATCACCTGTAGAATGAGTGTGCAAACCAGCTGTAAAATATGAGTGTGCAAAACAGCTACAGAATATGAGCGTGAAAAACAACTATAGAGTATGAGTGTGCAAATCACCTGTACAATATGAATGGGCACCTGTAGAAAAACACCTATAGAAAAATAAGTGTATAAAACACCAGCAGAGTATCAAAACAACACGCTTAAAAAACATTTGGCCTCATGATGAGTCAGTACTTGTCTGTAATTCAAATAAAACTACAAGATTTATGATTTAAGGGAATTATGATGCAGCCGCAAATGTAGGCCTTGGAAAAAAGTTGTGTGACTCGAGCCAATCATTGACATGCATGAATTTGTTGTGCTGAAACGCATTGAAACCCAGCAGACACCAGTGCACTCTGGGACTAGAGACAGCCCTGTCCTACATATCATGTTTAATGCATTGTAGCAGGGACACGACAGTCTGGTTCTGCCAACGATTagtgctgctggttttcattcttcccTTCCAATTCCAATTCCAGGGTCTGAGCAGTtaactaccctgctgaaaaaaacagctaagttttgaaatgtctggtagctggttcaccagttcagaccagctcccaactcgacatggtttagctggttgaccggttcagaccagctcccagcttgacatggtttgaccagctccagctatattttgaaacagcctgtagttgaccagctaccagccgagACAAGCTTCCAGcactagctgattgaccagctcattcccagctagaccagctttatgaccagctcaattttcaagatggtcaaaCTGGCATAGAGCAAGGTATCAGGTAGAGTGGAAAAAccagcagtgctactcaactctgGGCTCAGATTTGAgtccctgcatttcagtttaaccataaacatgcactgaGAGTATTCTATGGTTTCTGTTACAGAGGACATGTGAGGAAAATGGACGCCATCCGTCGAGCGGAAAGGAGCACTTTAACGACTCGTGTAGACAGGAGGAGGCACAGTGCTGTGACAGACTGCCCGTTAAACGGCTCAGAACGTGAAGCCTCTTACAGGCCTTGCCACACAGTCCCgccctgctgctctctcagaaatacaggtacgaaaagtgcctacagcagcacaaatgcttgtcgctggggtggtaccctataaaATAGTACCcccagccagcaatatataattaagttgtaccttttttgcttggaaaacatactaatttgtacccatagagaacattactgtctgtattttcagggtacatttggtaAATTTGAtaattgaagaacaaaaatgtacctccattgtatttctgagagtgtatccagccattttctgtgtgtgtggattgctAACATACATTAGCAGCACGAATGAAACCTAATTTTCAGGGATCACGCCTCCGCTTATGATTCTGCAATTAATTGATTTCCATGTTTTAATGGtaaaggaaaaaatgtttttaaatgcgcTCACGCCTTTCAAAAAAGTATGTTTACTTTGAGAAGACATGTTGGGTCAATTACAGTGTGCTTAGCAGGAATATAAACCGCAGGTATAACCTCTAGACCACAGATTTGCATACCAACTGGAGCAGATATCCAAAGCTGTGGACTAAGATTGAGCAATTGAAACTGGACACTGCACTGCAATTGACCCCTTATGCTTGTCTtcgttttagttttttttgtgtgttggtATTAATTTTATGCAAAATACTCAGATGGATCTTTCCGCCTTCCTATTGCCAGTATTGCCATTTTTGCCGGTGGATTCCCACAGGAATTGCAGATATGCACACCACCGGGATGTAACACTGTGGTTTTGTTGGTGCTAAAGCAAACCTGCTGCCAGCTGTAGAGTACCCTGCAGCCACCAGCTCActgcctgtcagtgtgtgacacacgtcacctatacacacacatacgtgtgcacgcaaacacacacccacaaacacatgcataggCACAGACACAAGTATGCACACACCCTACACCCGACCCTACTCATTCTGGTAACCGTGGTACTGTTATGTTTTTTCTATGAAGAAAAACtaggacaaaaatatatatacacacacacacacttctctgtTTTAAAATGGAGGCTTGTCTAAGTTTTTTCTGCTGAGTGGCTGCAGGCCACCACGACAGTGCAGTCAGACTCTCAGGAATCCAGGAGGGGCACATTTACTGGAGCT
Encoded here:
- the etnppl gene encoding ethanolamine-phosphate phospho-lyase, translated to MAEIYDKQKTIELRRKHVGPSCKVFFSQDPMKIVRAKGQYMYDENGERYLDCINNVAHVGHSHPDVVKAGARQMELLNTNSRFLHDNLVQYAQRLQATLPKRLSVCYFVNSGSEANDLALRLAWQFTGHKDIITLNHAYHGHVSSLIAISPYKFHQMEEGDGDQSVHVAPSPDIYRGKYREDHPDPATAYSDEVRDILQNAHKKGRKIAAFIAESLQSCGGQVIPPPGYFQKVAEHVRGAGGVFIADEVQVGFGRVGSHFWAFQLQGQDFCPDIVTMGKPIGNGHPMSCVVTTRDIGQSFMASGMEYFNTFGGNPVSCAIGLAVLDVIEREDLRGNALRVGNYLSQLLTQQMEKHPLIGDVRGVGLFVGVELVRDRVKRTPATAEAQDLIYKLKDQRILLSADGPHRNVLKFKPPMCFSEEDARLVVDKIDQVLTELEKATGLHTQAVAVAENGPSKRARTCEENGRHPSSGKEHFNDSCRQEEAQCCDRLPVKRLRT